The following coding sequences are from one Lipingzhangella halophila window:
- a CDS encoding DUF3046 domain-containing protein, which produces MRLSYFWDRMYEQFGETYAESLARDYVIETLGSRTVDQALADGTGAKEVWRAVCEDFGLPAAAR; this is translated from the coding sequence ATGAGACTTTCGTACTTCTGGGACCGCATGTACGAGCAGTTCGGCGAGACCTACGCCGAGAGCTTGGCGCGGGACTACGTGATCGAGACCCTCGGCTCGCGCACGGTGGACCAGGCGCTGGCCGACGGGACCGGCGCCAAGGAGGTGTGGCGCGCGGTCTGCGAGGACTTCGGCCTTCCCGCGGCGGCCCGATGA
- a CDS encoding regulatory protein RecX has product MSHPPNHHDDRPRTAPAGADAAGNDDPESAARAICLRMLTTEPRTRAQLASALERRGVEDDVAQSVLGQLSEAGLIDDAAFAGAWVDSRHAGQGLGRERLAVELRKRGVDNGIVDEAVGELDPEQEEATARGLVRRKLGSTRGKPADTRARRVMGMLARKGYPAGLAYRLVREELESEGSSVELPDPDLD; this is encoded by the coding sequence ATGTCGCATCCGCCGAACCACCATGACGACCGCCCTCGGACAGCTCCGGCCGGTGCGGACGCGGCCGGGAACGACGATCCCGAGTCCGCGGCGCGTGCCATCTGCCTCAGAATGCTGACTACGGAGCCGCGGACCCGGGCGCAGCTCGCGAGCGCGCTGGAGCGGCGTGGTGTCGAGGACGACGTCGCCCAGTCCGTACTGGGGCAGTTGAGCGAGGCGGGTCTGATCGACGACGCCGCCTTCGCCGGCGCGTGGGTCGACTCCCGGCACGCCGGGCAGGGCCTCGGCCGCGAGCGGCTGGCGGTCGAACTGCGCAAGCGCGGGGTCGACAACGGCATCGTCGACGAGGCCGTTGGCGAGCTCGACCCCGAGCAGGAGGAGGCCACGGCCCGGGGGCTGGTGCGGCGCAAGCTTGGCTCCACTCGCGGTAAGCCCGCCGACACCCGGGCCCGCCGTGTCATGGGCATGTTGGCGCGCAAGGGGTACCCGGCCGGGCTGGCCTACCGGTTGGTCCGCGAGGAGCTCGAATCCGAAGGCAGCAGCGTCGAGCTCCCCGACCCGGACCTTGACTGA
- a CDS encoding CPBP family intramembrane glutamic endopeptidase, producing the protein MTNTTSPDNRFLAAGTPGRRATHPLLVIVLCQVFYTVILIGVPLESLARWAAEGGGTVLETALGLLVTIVMLLLPYVPVVLWLRYYEGRAAFASTGLRFNRSALTGLCSGFGVAAVFVAGWIAVALAAGTLRFAGFHATSGGEVAMVALIGVFMLVQRILMIGIEEQMYRGWLLQAVGARWGVPAGILVSSFFFALMHFYFIGTLLTGEGRSHEPHWVLALNIVLWAVFAALWTLRSNSLWPAVGFHAAALILPVFLPTVATEETAKEYPGLILFMIDDPSPYAGGAGFAGPFEGLPATVVLLLLVTIAAVGYGARRSRGERTPAVTGASGSGAADNDRT; encoded by the coding sequence ATGACCAACACGACTTCCCCGGACAACCGCTTTCTCGCCGCCGGGACCCCCGGACGGCGCGCCACGCACCCGCTGCTGGTGATTGTGCTGTGCCAGGTGTTCTACACAGTCATCCTCATCGGCGTCCCCTTGGAGTCGCTGGCGCGGTGGGCGGCCGAGGGCGGAGGCACCGTCCTCGAAACGGCGCTCGGCCTCCTCGTCACCATCGTTATGCTGCTGCTGCCCTACGTTCCCGTCGTGCTGTGGCTGCGCTACTACGAAGGGCGTGCCGCGTTCGCCTCGACCGGTCTGCGCTTCAACCGCTCAGCCCTGACCGGGTTGTGCTCCGGCTTCGGTGTGGCGGCGGTGTTCGTCGCCGGCTGGATCGCTGTGGCACTGGCCGCGGGAACGCTGCGGTTCGCCGGGTTCCACGCGACCTCCGGCGGCGAGGTCGCCATGGTGGCCCTCATAGGCGTGTTCATGCTGGTGCAACGCATCCTGATGATCGGGATCGAGGAGCAGATGTACCGCGGCTGGCTGCTGCAGGCCGTCGGCGCCCGGTGGGGCGTGCCCGCCGGGATACTGGTCTCCTCCTTCTTCTTCGCCCTCATGCACTTCTACTTCATCGGCACGCTGCTCACCGGCGAAGGGCGCAGCCACGAGCCGCACTGGGTGCTGGCGCTGAACATCGTCCTGTGGGCGGTGTTCGCCGCGCTGTGGACCCTGCGGTCCAACAGCCTGTGGCCGGCGGTCGGCTTCCACGCCGCGGCGCTGATCCTGCCGGTCTTCCTGCCGACGGTGGCCACCGAGGAGACCGCCAAGGAGTATCCCGGTCTGATCCTGTTCATGATCGACGACCCGAGCCCCTACGCCGGCGGCGCGGGTTTCGCCGGCCCCTTCGAAGGGCTGCCCGCCACCGTGGTCCTGTTGCTCCTGGTCACCATCGCCGCGGTCGGCTACGGCGCACGCCGGTCGCGCGGCGAACGCACGCCGGCCGTGACCGGTGCGTCCGGCTCCGGGGCCGCGGACAACGACCGGACCTGA
- a CDS encoding sensor histidine kinase, with protein MDSRDDGAELDRLLTFDGRTAPALLNQVFWGVLVVYGVVVVVNAVRMEYSALSGVGLGVGPIVLFQLGAMAAAAVLWPTLPWHRGAPRGARLRSVLFFAATLVLLAFGNAIMSTFIIATAVCHAVIVFGGRAAAGYAAATGLTAFTLHLAPPEPDPGRAVLEAGGILLVCAVMVVLFRSLDRARRKAEETRGLLAELRTAHDELRRYSDRVRDLTVAEERARMARDMHDSVGHYLTVINMDLTNAERFRVARPDDAWQEVHHARQLAQEALADTRRWVRAMRPLRLQGCTGVEALRVLAGSFDGTGIEVRLRVLGEVPELDEVTELLCYRVVQEGCTNALRHSGATLVDAELSGAEAAVVLTVRDNGVGADAAAVDDGFGLRGLRERVEAAGGEFAVRSPTAGGFEISATVPRPPDPVGQAEAVRTEAER; from the coding sequence ATGGACTCCCGGGACGACGGCGCGGAGCTGGACCGCCTGCTCACCTTCGACGGCCGCACCGCTCCGGCACTGCTGAACCAGGTGTTCTGGGGGGTCCTCGTTGTCTACGGCGTGGTTGTTGTCGTCAACGCGGTGCGCATGGAGTATTCCGCGCTGAGCGGGGTCGGTCTCGGGGTAGGGCCGATCGTCCTGTTCCAGCTCGGTGCCATGGCCGCCGCCGCGGTGCTGTGGCCGACCCTGCCGTGGCACCGGGGGGCTCCGCGGGGGGCGCGCCTGCGCAGTGTGCTCTTCTTCGCCGCCACCCTGGTGCTGCTGGCATTCGGCAACGCGATAATGTCGACGTTCATTATCGCCACCGCGGTGTGTCACGCCGTGATCGTCTTCGGGGGCAGGGCCGCGGCAGGTTACGCGGCGGCGACCGGTCTCACCGCGTTCACCCTGCACCTGGCGCCCCCGGAACCGGATCCGGGACGGGCCGTGCTGGAGGCGGGGGGAATCCTGCTGGTCTGCGCGGTCATGGTGGTGCTGTTCAGGTCTCTGGACCGGGCACGCCGCAAGGCCGAGGAGACCCGCGGGTTGCTGGCGGAGCTGCGTACCGCGCACGATGAGCTGCGACGCTACTCCGATCGGGTGCGCGACCTGACGGTGGCCGAGGAGCGGGCCCGTATGGCGCGGGATATGCACGACAGTGTCGGCCACTACCTCACGGTGATCAATATGGACCTGACCAATGCCGAGCGGTTCCGTGTCGCACGGCCCGACGACGCGTGGCAGGAGGTCCACCACGCGCGGCAGTTGGCCCAGGAGGCGCTGGCCGACACGCGCCGGTGGGTGCGCGCGATGCGGCCGCTGCGGCTGCAGGGGTGCACCGGCGTCGAGGCCCTGCGGGTCCTGGCGGGCTCTTTCGACGGAACAGGCATCGAGGTGCGGCTGCGCGTGCTGGGCGAAGTCCCCGAGTTGGACGAGGTCACCGAGTTGCTCTGCTACCGGGTGGTGCAGGAGGGGTGCACGAACGCGCTGCGGCACTCCGGAGCCACCCTGGTTGACGCCGAATTGTCCGGTGCGGAGGCGGCGGTGGTGCTGACGGTGCGCGACAACGGTGTGGGGGCCGACGCGGCGGCGGTGGACGACGGTTTCGGGTTGCGCGGGCTCCGCGAACGGGTGGAGGCGGCCGGGGGCGAGTTCGCCGTGCGTTCCCCCACGGCGGGAGGGTTCGAGATCAGCGCGACGGTTCCCAGGCCGCCCGACCCTGTGGGTCAGGCGGAGGCCGTCCGGACAGAGGCGGAACGGTGA
- a CDS encoding response regulator transcription factor: MNDAAAVRVLIVDDQILMRSGLRKLLEIEEGLVVAGEAASGAAALEFVSADAVDVVLVDARMPRMDGPELVERLAAEHPGVGALILTTFDDDEYIFGGLRAGARGYLLKDTPPEELVAAIRRVARGETVLGPQAADRVVAALRGGSAARPAEDHAGQAPSGPLSEREREVAQLVGSGAPNRDIARRLFITEGTVKNHISSILRKLDLRDRTQLAVWVGRGP; encoded by the coding sequence GTGAACGACGCCGCCGCGGTGCGTGTCCTGATTGTCGACGACCAGATCCTGATGCGTAGCGGGCTGCGCAAGCTGCTGGAGATCGAGGAAGGGCTGGTGGTTGCCGGGGAGGCCGCCAGTGGCGCCGCGGCCCTGGAGTTCGTCTCCGCCGATGCGGTCGACGTGGTGCTCGTCGACGCGCGGATGCCCCGGATGGACGGCCCCGAGCTGGTGGAGCGGCTGGCCGCGGAGCACCCGGGGGTTGGTGCGCTCATCCTGACGACCTTCGACGACGACGAGTACATCTTCGGTGGGCTGCGCGCCGGCGCGCGGGGCTACTTGTTGAAGGACACCCCGCCGGAGGAACTCGTCGCCGCCATCCGGCGGGTGGCCCGGGGCGAGACCGTGCTCGGTCCCCAGGCGGCCGACCGTGTCGTGGCCGCGCTGCGCGGGGGATCCGCCGCGCGGCCGGCGGAAGACCACGCGGGCCAGGCGCCATCCGGCCCGCTGTCCGAACGCGAGCGGGAGGTGGCCCAGCTTGTGGGGTCGGGGGCCCCTAACCGGGACATCGCGCGTCGCCTGTTCATCACCGAGGGGACGGTGAAGAACCACATCTCCAGCATCCTGCGCAAGCTCGACCTGCGCGACCGCACCCAGCTCGCCGTATGGGTCGGCCGCGGACCGTAG
- a CDS encoding S9 family peptidase, whose amino-acid sequence MNDRLTTPYGAWPSPIAASDVARGERRLGFPSVAGEVVWWEESRPDEGGRNTVMRRASNRTAPTELLDAPWNARTRVHEYGGRSYLPVPRGGTESAAQYGIVFAEFTDQRLYLLEPDSAAPQPLTPEPDTTAGLRYADFALASAGDRVLCVQERHDNEGGVTRSIVSVPLSGEAAEDPAAITELVTGADFYASPTPSPDGRHLAWISWYHPRMPWEGTELRAGTFTEDGEITGAYTLKGGVTESVLAPLWRDNDVLYFITDWAGWWNLYEVGLTGQAIALYPAEEEFTGGAGELGARPYCQLDDGRVIALHGNADLGISIYDPKTAELEPVDTPLSSWQVLATDGVSVVGLASSATTPQSLVRLAPDTGQIETLRRSLDELPDPGLLPSPRHETLDGRYGGAIHASVYPPTNHDATGEGPAPYVVWVHGGPIAHATSQLDLAKAYFTSRGIGVLVVNYGGSTGYGRTYRERLHGQWGVLDVEDVASAARALVEQGVADPERLAVRGSSAGGFTTLLALTGDTFACGVSAYGVTDLLQLAAETHDFESRFLDSLVGPLPGYAETYRERSPINRAADVRSPVLILQGSRDNVVPPAQATEFIKVLGENGIRHAYLEFEGEGHGFRAAESRQRALEAELAFYGEVFGFTPPGVPEIELVTERPEPAAPPEEESAAAGEAASTDAPPEAPKEPSANETAKSTVESA is encoded by the coding sequence ATGAACGATCGCCTGACGACCCCATACGGCGCCTGGCCTTCGCCGATCGCCGCAAGCGATGTTGCCCGCGGAGAACGTCGGCTCGGCTTCCCCTCCGTGGCGGGCGAAGTGGTCTGGTGGGAGGAGTCCCGACCAGACGAAGGCGGCCGCAACACTGTTATGCGCCGCGCCTCCAACAGGACCGCCCCCACCGAACTCCTGGACGCGCCCTGGAACGCCCGTACCCGCGTCCACGAGTACGGCGGTCGTTCCTACCTGCCGGTCCCGCGCGGCGGCACCGAATCGGCCGCCCAGTACGGCATTGTCTTCGCCGAGTTCACCGACCAGCGCCTCTACCTGCTCGAACCGGACTCCGCGGCGCCCCAGCCGCTCACCCCCGAGCCCGACACCACCGCGGGACTGCGCTACGCCGACTTCGCGCTGGCAAGCGCCGGCGACCGCGTCCTCTGCGTTCAGGAACGCCACGACAACGAGGGAGGCGTGACCCGTTCCATCGTGTCCGTCCCGTTGTCGGGCGAGGCCGCCGAGGACCCCGCCGCGATCACCGAACTGGTCACCGGGGCCGACTTCTACGCCTCCCCCACACCCTCGCCCGACGGCCGGCACCTCGCGTGGATCTCCTGGTACCACCCGCGGATGCCGTGGGAAGGCACGGAACTGCGCGCCGGAACCTTCACCGAGGACGGCGAGATCACCGGCGCCTACACACTCAAAGGCGGCGTGACCGAGTCGGTCCTGGCCCCGCTCTGGCGCGACAACGACGTGCTGTACTTCATCACCGACTGGGCGGGCTGGTGGAACCTCTACGAGGTCGGGCTCACCGGACAGGCGATCGCCCTGTACCCCGCCGAGGAAGAGTTCACCGGCGGCGCCGGCGAGCTGGGCGCGCGGCCCTACTGCCAGCTCGACGACGGCCGCGTCATCGCCCTGCACGGCAACGCCGACCTGGGCATCTCGATCTACGACCCGAAGACCGCCGAGCTGGAACCGGTCGACACCCCGCTGTCCTCCTGGCAGGTCCTCGCGACCGACGGCGTCAGCGTCGTGGGGCTGGCCTCGTCCGCCACCACCCCGCAGAGCCTGGTCCGCCTCGCCCCGGACACCGGCCAGATCGAGACGCTGCGCCGCTCCCTCGACGAACTTCCCGACCCCGGGCTACTGCCGAGCCCCCGCCACGAGACACTCGACGGGCGGTACGGCGGGGCCATCCACGCCAGCGTGTACCCGCCCACGAACCACGATGCGACCGGCGAGGGCCCCGCGCCCTACGTCGTGTGGGTGCACGGCGGGCCCATCGCGCACGCCACCTCGCAGCTCGACCTCGCCAAGGCGTACTTCACCAGCCGCGGCATCGGCGTCCTCGTGGTGAACTACGGCGGGTCCACCGGCTACGGCCGCACATACCGCGAACGGCTGCACGGCCAGTGGGGAGTCCTCGACGTCGAGGACGTCGCATCGGCGGCGCGGGCCCTGGTCGAACAGGGAGTCGCCGACCCCGAGCGGCTCGCGGTACGCGGCTCCAGCGCGGGCGGGTTCACCACGCTGCTGGCCCTCACCGGCGACACGTTCGCCTGCGGGGTGTCCGCCTACGGTGTCACCGACCTGCTGCAGCTGGCCGCCGAGACGCACGACTTCGAGTCGCGCTTCCTCGACTCCCTGGTGGGGCCGCTTCCCGGGTACGCCGAAACCTACCGCGAACGCTCCCCGATCAACCGGGCGGCCGACGTCCGGTCGCCGGTACTCATCCTGCAGGGCTCGCGGGACAACGTGGTGCCGCCCGCGCAGGCCACCGAGTTCATCAAGGTCCTCGGGGAGAACGGCATCCGGCACGCCTACCTCGAATTCGAAGGCGAAGGCCACGGCTTCCGCGCGGCCGAGTCGCGGCAGCGCGCACTCGAAGCCGAACTCGCCTTCTACGGGGAGGTCTTCGGCTTCACCCCACCCGGCGTTCCGGAAATCGAGCTGGTGACCGAACGCCCGGAGCCGGCGGCTCCTCCCGAGGAGGAGTCCGCGGCCGCGGGGGAAGCGGCCAGCACCGACGCGCCACCCGAGGCCCCCAAGGAGCCAAGCGCGAACGAAACGGCGAAATCCACGGTGGAGAGCGCCTGA
- a CDS encoding TAXI family TRAP transporter solute-binding subunit — MSTGPTMKRLACAFAVSAAGTLVLAGCNTSGGTNLTLATGSTGGTYYPLGGEIAKVWSDNIDDVNVSTQASGASVENMQLLDQDENEVVMAINGVAGSASESAGDFEDEPLNEPGEVRLLGNVYPEVLQLVATEESGIESVEDLAGHKVDVGPSGSGTEVAAREVLDAYGIEDIEEDQSDFGDAANKLSDGQLDAAFAILASPAASIQEVATSTDITLVDISGEPAEQLMEENESYGTLEIEGGTYEGVDEPAETLTNWAAMYVKADMDEELAYNLTKQMYEGAGDIEHDVGSNIQLDTALDSPGPVDLHPGAERFYEEEGVLD, encoded by the coding sequence ATGAGCACTGGACCTACCATGAAGCGCCTGGCGTGCGCTTTCGCGGTGTCGGCGGCCGGAACCCTGGTGCTCGCCGGCTGCAACACGAGTGGCGGAACCAACCTGACCCTGGCCACGGGGTCCACCGGGGGCACGTATTACCCCCTTGGGGGCGAGATCGCCAAGGTGTGGTCGGACAACATCGATGACGTGAACGTGAGTACCCAGGCCAGCGGCGCCTCGGTGGAGAACATGCAGCTTCTCGACCAGGACGAGAACGAGGTCGTCATGGCCATCAACGGGGTGGCGGGCAGTGCCTCCGAAAGCGCGGGGGACTTCGAGGACGAGCCGTTGAACGAGCCGGGGGAGGTCCGGCTGCTGGGCAACGTCTACCCCGAGGTGCTGCAGCTCGTCGCCACCGAGGAGTCCGGCATCGAGAGCGTGGAGGACCTCGCGGGGCACAAGGTGGACGTCGGCCCCTCGGGAAGCGGTACCGAGGTCGCGGCGCGCGAGGTTCTCGACGCCTACGGGATCGAGGACATCGAGGAGGACCAGAGCGACTTCGGGGACGCCGCGAACAAGCTGAGCGACGGCCAGCTCGACGCGGCCTTCGCGATCCTGGCCTCACCCGCCGCCAGCATCCAGGAAGTGGCCACCAGCACTGACATCACGCTGGTCGACATCTCCGGTGAGCCCGCCGAGCAGCTCATGGAGGAGAACGAGAGCTACGGAACGTTGGAGATCGAGGGCGGCACCTACGAGGGCGTGGACGAGCCGGCCGAGACCCTGACCAACTGGGCGGCGATGTACGTCAAGGCCGACATGGACGAGGAACTCGCCTACAACCTCACCAAGCAGATGTACGAGGGTGCGGGCGACATCGAGCACGACGTCGGTTCCAACATCCAGCTGGACACCGCGCTCGACAGTCCGGGCCCGGTCGATCTGCACCCGGGCGCCGAGCGCTTCTACGAGGAAGAGGGCGTGCTCGACTGA
- a CDS encoding DUF1850 domain-containing protein — translation MLVVLILPGDIQAVGLRLEIVDQTRQRVLFVREVEAADRLLLEHTHSVTKRPVEEVFSVGRGGIAMEELRFDEFGANLPAGPQTIGGVTTTFRHEDAGYYRVLHHGRPLGTVPLRVGGPKVDHVLTLPGGDRVRLLDLAPRGTNVELGIRGVPRATSE, via the coding sequence GTGCTGGTGGTCCTCATCCTGCCGGGGGACATCCAGGCGGTGGGACTCCGACTGGAGATCGTTGACCAGACCCGGCAACGAGTGTTGTTCGTTCGGGAGGTCGAGGCCGCGGACCGGTTGCTGTTGGAACACACCCACTCGGTGACGAAGCGGCCCGTCGAGGAGGTTTTCTCGGTCGGCCGGGGCGGGATCGCGATGGAGGAGCTCCGCTTCGACGAGTTCGGCGCCAACCTGCCGGCCGGTCCGCAGACCATCGGTGGTGTGACGACCACGTTCCGGCACGAGGACGCCGGATACTACCGGGTGCTGCATCACGGCCGCCCACTCGGCACGGTGCCACTGCGTGTGGGCGGCCCCAAGGTCGACCATGTCCTGACCCTCCCCGGCGGGGATCGGGTCAGGCTGCTCGATCTCGCCCCGAGAGGAACCAATGTGGAGCTCGGCATCCGGGGCGTGCCGCGCGCCACGTCAGAGTAG
- a CDS encoding TRAP transporter permease, producing MTTDPAPAAGGEAGPPRDWERDVAELEQHSFTDSPQEGTRSDAHTLWRRLIFGAGLVLAVFHLYTGAFGTIAGLQQRSFHLAVALALVFLLYPGKPWHSQRQRRFGWALTAIAVAVLAYLGITGEAGLHVLLPALGVLVAVQLSRHLPWGPFGMPIGDIGLSLLGLGSGLYVFVFYEDIVDSPGLIDPVHVAAGTVGILLVLLAAQRTLGTALVVLASIMLVYAYRGEYFAGFLQHSGYSLDRIVTTSFLGTEGVFGTPIAISSTFIFLFLVFAAVLQRTGMERFFTELALGSTGWATGGTAKVGVVTSAFSGTITGSSVANTVSNGAFTIPMMRKSGYNREFAGAVEAASSTGGQIAPPIMGAGAFIMIEITGIAYIEILKAAAIPAVLFFVSQFVVIHYESKRLGIRGVPKYLLPSVRRLLLTRGYLLAPLVIIFVLLSSGRTPIYAAMGAIVIAVAVNLVVQLLEMPVRRVDGRLELRPAREALYGAVRLSLPVIIATVAAALVSTGVAALTEQAGRSEQVLATVLAVAAVAALIGYAFRSWTNSDSERLTLNSMLDGLVSATRIALPIIVACAAAGMIAGVITLTGIGLKLSGGLVSLSQGMLLPTLLLSMLACLVLGIGLPTTANYVITATLAAPAIITVLQGGVDEPTMAMLLMAHLFVYYFGVMADITPPVCLAAYAASGISGGSPIRTGLQAVRIAVAGFVVPYMFVLSPELLMQNVTWASGTLAALTGTVGACVVGMGVVGYVSRRVHWSGRVLLVAAGIALLYYGWLSDLAGLAVTAAIFAHQWWTTRGGAVRTGEAAAVPTGSTE from the coding sequence ATGACGACCGATCCGGCGCCCGCGGCGGGGGGAGAGGCCGGGCCCCCGCGGGACTGGGAACGAGATGTCGCCGAGCTGGAGCAGCACAGCTTCACCGACAGCCCGCAGGAGGGCACCCGCTCCGACGCCCACACCCTGTGGCGCCGGCTGATCTTCGGTGCCGGTCTGGTGCTCGCGGTGTTCCATCTCTACACCGGTGCGTTCGGAACGATCGCCGGACTCCAGCAGCGCTCCTTCCACCTCGCGGTCGCCCTGGCGCTGGTGTTCCTTCTCTACCCGGGCAAACCGTGGCACAGCCAGCGCCAGCGGCGTTTCGGCTGGGCGCTGACCGCCATCGCGGTGGCGGTGCTGGCCTACCTGGGGATCACCGGGGAAGCCGGGCTGCACGTCCTGCTGCCCGCTCTGGGCGTGCTGGTCGCCGTGCAACTGTCGCGCCACCTGCCGTGGGGGCCGTTCGGCATGCCGATCGGCGACATCGGCCTCTCGCTGCTGGGGCTGGGCTCCGGGTTGTACGTGTTCGTGTTCTACGAGGACATCGTCGACTCTCCGGGACTGATCGACCCCGTGCACGTCGCCGCCGGCACGGTCGGGATCCTGCTGGTGCTCCTGGCGGCCCAGCGGACGCTGGGCACCGCGCTCGTGGTGCTGGCGAGCATCATGCTGGTCTACGCCTACCGGGGGGAGTATTTCGCCGGTTTCCTGCAGCACAGCGGCTACTCCCTCGACCGGATCGTGACGACGTCGTTCCTGGGGACCGAAGGGGTGTTCGGTACTCCGATCGCGATCTCGTCCACCTTCATCTTCCTCTTCCTGGTGTTCGCCGCGGTGCTGCAGCGCACCGGCATGGAGCGGTTCTTCACCGAACTCGCGTTGGGCAGCACAGGGTGGGCCACCGGCGGTACGGCGAAGGTCGGCGTCGTCACCAGCGCGTTCTCCGGGACGATCACCGGAAGCTCGGTGGCGAACACGGTAAGCAACGGCGCGTTCACCATCCCGATGATGCGCAAGTCCGGCTACAACCGGGAGTTCGCCGGGGCGGTGGAGGCCGCTTCCTCCACCGGCGGTCAGATCGCGCCCCCCATCATGGGCGCCGGCGCGTTCATCATGATCGAGATCACCGGGATCGCCTACATCGAGATCCTCAAGGCCGCCGCTATCCCGGCGGTGCTGTTCTTCGTGTCGCAGTTCGTGGTGATCCACTACGAGTCCAAGCGGCTCGGGATCAGGGGAGTTCCCAAGTATCTGCTGCCCAGTGTGCGCCGCCTGCTGCTGACCCGGGGCTACCTGCTGGCGCCGCTCGTCATCATCTTCGTGCTGCTGTCCAGCGGGCGCACCCCCATCTACGCGGCGATGGGCGCCATCGTTATCGCGGTCGCGGTCAATCTGGTCGTGCAGCTGCTGGAGATGCCGGTGCGCCGGGTCGACGGCCGGTTGGAGCTGCGCCCGGCCCGCGAGGCGCTGTACGGGGCGGTGCGGCTGTCGCTGCCGGTCATCATCGCCACTGTCGCCGCGGCGCTCGTGTCCACCGGGGTCGCCGCCCTCACCGAGCAGGCGGGCCGCTCCGAGCAGGTGCTGGCCACCGTGCTCGCGGTCGCCGCCGTCGCGGCGCTCATCGGCTACGCCTTCCGGTCCTGGACGAACTCCGACTCCGAACGGCTCACTCTGAACTCGATGCTCGATGGCCTGGTCAGCGCCACACGTATCGCCCTGCCGATCATCGTGGCCTGTGCCGCAGCCGGCATGATCGCCGGCGTCATCACCCTGACCGGGATCGGACTGAAGCTCAGCGGCGGGTTGGTGAGCCTGAGCCAGGGCATGCTGCTGCCGACACTGCTGCTGTCCATGCTGGCCTGCCTGGTGTTGGGGATCGGGCTTCCCACGACCGCCAACTACGTCATCACCGCCACGCTGGCCGCTCCGGCGATCATCACGGTGCTGCAGGGCGGCGTCGACGAGCCGACGATGGCGATGCTGCTGATGGCGCACCTGTTCGTGTACTACTTCGGGGTCATGGCCGACATCACCCCGCCGGTATGTCTCGCGGCCTACGCCGCCTCCGGGATCTCCGGGGGCAGCCCGATCCGGACTGGGCTGCAGGCGGTACGCATCGCCGTGGCCGGGTTCGTGGTGCCGTACATGTTCGTGCTCTCCCCGGAGCTGCTGATGCAGAACGTCACCTGGGCATCGGGCACCCTCGCGGCCCTCACCGGGACGGTCGGCGCCTGCGTGGTCGGGATGGGCGTGGTCGGCTACGTCAGCCGCCGCGTCCACTGGAGCGGGCGGGTGCTGCTCGTCGCCGCGGGGATCGCGCTGCTGTACTACGGCTGGCTGAGCGATCTGGCCGGTCTCGCCGTGACGGCCGCGATTTTCGCCCACCAGTGGTGGACGACCAGGGGCGGGGCCGTCCGCACCGGCGAGGCCGCGGCGGTGCCCACCGGGAGCACCGAGTAG